The genomic interval TGAAACTCATCTTCTGTCTCAGAGTACGATTCGCTCTCGTAGACTTTCTCCGTCACTGCGGAGGAAAGAGATAAACCGGTGATTTGTGTGTAAAATGGCCGACGTATGTGGCGGTGTATTAAACTGCATTATATTCAAAAGGTCTTTAACGTGTTTGGTCACAtcccattacacacacagagaatcaTACCGATGCATCCTTCATCGTCTAAAAAGGTGCGAGCCTTCAGGACTcgtctcctcttcctcgtcttcaTCTCAACGTCTCCTTTCTGCAGAAATAAAACCCAGAAAAATGTTCAGTGAGTGAGTGTTAAAGACATGAAGAACATTTCATTAGTGGAATAAATGGACATGTATATTTCTTTGACATCGATCACTTACATGTGAACGTGAAACAGACTTGACCTCCGTGTTACGACTCGGTGACGGTGCTCTAGTTTCCATCTGCTGCGGAGAATCTGGAATGACTGAAGACGTGAACAAATATTAGTCTTCTGTCATTTCTCTTAAAGGCTTTTctaaatgttcctctttttATAATCCCTGACCCGTtgactttatatatattgttctcatttaattgaAGTTCACAGCTCACCATCTTCATCGCTGCTGTCGGGAACAGGCTTCTTAATCCTTCGTCTCTTTTTCTTGTCCATTTTCTCGTCCTCGCTGTCAGAATCCTGGATTCGCTTGGTTTTGCTTCAACAAGAGGAACATTTTGATTTCACTTTGTCCATGAACACACCTTCGTTTCAAAAgctttacatttctacagtgaGTAGAAGAAGAACTGCTGTATGTTCTTATACTCAAAGCATTGTTACCCCTGAAGTGCTattaaagtacacacacacacagacacacagacacacacacacacctcctcggGTCTTTCTTGGTTTCTTTAGGCGGctccactgcagcagcagcagcttgtttttcttcaggCTGTGAAGTGTgacgctgctgctctgctgctgctgctgctgctgctgctgctgctgctgatgatgatgatgatgatgatgatggagctGCTTCCTCCTGCTTCACTGTTTTATCTGGTTTCTCTGAAGAAGTGAGGAGTGTTGAGTTAGAAAGGTGAATGAATGAAGTCAGCATGTTTTTACCACCTCTTTTTAAACCATcagcacaaatacatttcatacaaCAGTGTATGGAGTTCATCTGAGAAGGTGAGGAGGGGTTACCTGAAGCTGAGGTACTTCACTCTACCAGGTGGTTACCTCAGCTTCACATTAGAGCATGTTGGAAGGTTAACAGCTCACTGATGACAGAACATGAGAGCTGCTTTGTTtctgggagaggagaggaccgCCTCTAAAGGATTCTTAATGTGGCTTTAAGAAGTCTATTAAGTCGAGTAATACGTTAAAGTAAAGCATCAGAAGCACCAGACGTCCCACTGAGGTTTAGAAAACTACAAGAGGACGACGGTGAAGATAATAATACTCACTTGCTGCTTGACTCCCGAAGAAGTTCATCATAGGATTGGCTTTTAGAGCTGGTTTGCTTTTGGGGGCATCATCCTAAGATACCAAAACACAAGAGTATAAAACTACAGCCGTCACTTTGCTGCTGTAGTTTAAGTCTTTGTAAGCAGCAGTTAGACAAACAAGAGTCTCCCAAACACACCACAGGTGCGTCGTCCTTCTGCTCCGACTTCACATCTTTGCCGTTGTCCTGATTCTTAGCAGCAGCCTTATTCCCAAACATTCCCATGATGCCTTTCTTGGCAGAATGTTTTGAAGTCAGATTAGCGTTCCCATTCACGGCggattttttgttttcaggctCCGGTGAAGGAGCTCGCTGGATTTCTCTCGCCTGCTCCAGAGAGGAGTTGGGCACGGCACTGGCGCAGCTGATCGCACTGTATCTgcaaacaaagagaaggaaCAACTCTTTCCTGAAGACTGACAGTCAGACAACTaaacagatttctttctttctttttttaaaccagagCTACTTTAGTCACTCGCTACGATTACCCTGAACTACAGGAAGCATTGAAGTGGAAATCTTTGAACGTTTTAAGATAACTGTTGCCATCGAGAGCACCCATTCAAATCATTGCTCTACAGCTCCCACACGATGTCTGCAGGGCACCTGTAGTTTGAAATGAAATAGCATTTTCTCAACTGAGCGAAGACTATGATTACTGTCCACTTTTATGCACACAAATCAACATACTTGCTGCAGTTCTTCAGATTGTCTTTCACGGCATCATAGTCTACGCTGTAGAGGGGACCGCTGTCTTTCAGTAAAGCTTTCTGGACACTGTAGACGTGGACACTGACTATCAAGCTCATCTTGGATTTGAAAtctgcaaaaagaaaacacctgaGGTTAGACGCGTCTGCCTCTTCTTCAACAGATGtctccacaaataaataaaacacactgaagaaTACATGCAAGATCCAAAAATAAGTATAGTTTTAGTTATAGTTTAGGTATAGTTTGCAGCTTGGAGGCTAAAAGCAACAGCTCCAACAGAGCTGCACAAACAGAGTAAACGCTGGGGATCTGGGAAATGTATTCACACACCTTCCAACTGCTCCTCTTTGACAACGGACACCTTGTGACTCTGAAAGGAAACGCAACATCAGCAACACTAAATAAAACATCTCTGAAATTCAGAAAAGGGGTCTTAATGTACAGAAATGTGCAAATCATGCCAAAACAATGCTTGTTAATGGTATTTCTCACCGTTTGCCCCTTGTCCACAGACTTCCCCGACACGAGGTAGGTGGCATGGAGCTGCGCCGAACTTTCCTTTCTCTTGTGATCCAAATAATGGAAGAGCATTCTGAAAATAAGATGCATCTTTTAATCGTTTCATTCTTAAAAAGTTCCCAGCAATCGTCGTAACTCTGACATTAACTGTCTTAATAATGATAAGTGATATAATACTGTATTCCAAAATAAATCATATCGATATACTGAATAACCTTCTCTACACTTATCCTAATATTTAACTTACTTAATGTCAGTGTATATTGTTAGATCCTAGTACAACAAAGTGCCAGTATACCTGGTTTAAGAGCTGGTGCTGTTCTTTAATAATTTTTATGTGCGGACCAAAATGCAGCTCTAGCGGTATCAAGTTTAATTAACTGGCAAGTACTGAAGGTTAACAATGAATACCTGGTCCAATTCTTAGCCCTGTTTAATTATTCTGAACTCTATGTGCTGAGGATGTTCTCTTTGTTAAGCAAAATAGATGCTTTTAAGAAGGTTGCATTTGTAAAAGGGGTTTATAGTAAAAGGggttttataataaaacaacaattcCTCAATGGTAGGCATCTGTACACAGGACATCAATTAGCCACTACTAGTTATATACTGATGCAGTGATTGTGATTACCTAGTATAAACAGGAACACCTGATGTTTATCAATCACAGTCTGACTACCTTAGCTTGTCCCTGCATAGTTTTATGCCAATAGTCTAAATAAAGAGTAACACTCACTGTTTGGCTGTGTTGACATGGACTCCCAAAGTGAGACTTAGCCATTTATAGGTCACCTgttaaacagaaaacatttgtggTTGGATTCACATTTTGCTTGCCACATGAATAAGGCACCCCAGAGAAATAAACCCTAATATAATAACAGAATTATATAGCATTTCCATCTACAACTGCTATTTAAACAGAGCCAGTTAATAACTAAAAAAACgaaaagaaaaagctgttgGTGGACACCAGCAGTAATGTTAACTGTAACTGAAAACAGTTAAAATAATTACGTTTAGTCTCATTTAAGCGCTATTTTTCTAGATAACTCATAAGCCGAATTAAAGAAAAGCCTCAAATAAATGTGAGAAAAACCATGATACATGCATAGATTACCCAAAAAGACAGCAAACAGTAAACAAGCTTATTTTTGAACGCAGTTCAGCGGCTCATCATGTCGTGATGAACTGTTCTAACGTTGGTAACGTTGACGTTACGTTGGCATTATCTCAGCCAGACAAACGTtaagaaaagaggaaatatcAAGAGAGCACTCACTATCTTATCCTGGTCGTTGACAAATTCGTCAATGTTATCCAAATAAAGCTCGTCCATTTTGTTAGATTATCCGTGAATGTGGACGTCTTGTTGAACCGGTTTAAGCGCGCGGGAAGGCAGTTTATTTACATCCTGTTAAATGTCA from Cottoperca gobio chromosome 17, fCotGob3.1, whole genome shotgun sequence carries:
- the pold3 gene encoding LOW QUALITY PROTEIN: DNA polymerase delta subunit 3 (The sequence of the model RefSeq protein was modified relative to this genomic sequence to represent the inferred CDS: inserted 2 bases in 1 codon; deleted 2 bases in 1 codon), with the translated sequence MDELYLDNIDEFVNDQDKIVTYKWLSLTLGVHVNTAKQMLFHYLDHKRKESSAQLHATYLVSGKSVDKGQTSHKVSVVKEEQLEDFKSKMSLIVSVHVYSVQKALLKDSGPLYSVDYDAVKDNLKNCSKYSAISCASAVPNSSLEXRREKSSELLHRSLKTKSAVNGNANLTSKHSAKKGIMGMFGNKAAAKNQDNGKDVKSEQKDDAPVDDAPKSKPALKANPMMNFFGSQAAKKPDKTVKQEEAAPSSSSSSSSAAAAAAAAAAAEQQRHTSQPEEKQAAAAAVEPPKETKKDPRSKTKRIQDSDSEDEKMDKKKRRRIKKPVPDSSDEDVIPDSPQQMETRAPSPSRNTEVKSVSRSHKGDVEMKTRKRRRVLKARTFLDDEGCIVTEKVYESESYSETEDEFQAPKQAPKHLFPAKLPASNKQDEKKGQKKNSASANKGTKQASIMGFFQKK